One window of uncultured Methanoregula sp. genomic DNA carries:
- a CDS encoding ATP-binding cassette domain-containing protein: MLELANVTKYYTRGFLRKQKNVAVNNVSLSMRRGETLGLVGESGSGKTTLGRIALRLIEPSSGTVRFDGIDLTALSRPALRHYRKRMQIIFQDPDTSLNPCMTIHDCVAEPFRIWHLAGQREMEDRIPELLEQVGLQPELASRFPFEISGGQKQRVALARVLALNPVFIVADEPTAALDLSVQAQVLNLLKDIQRKRNLTLLFISHDLQVIGKMSDTVAVLHKGEIVEQGKTSEVLLHPQNPYTSRMIAAAHKSEAWFGKGT, encoded by the coding sequence ATGCTTGAGCTCGCGAACGTCACGAAATATTACACGAGGGGGTTTCTCCGGAAGCAGAAAAACGTGGCAGTCAATAACGTGTCACTATCCATGCGGCGTGGTGAGACGCTCGGGCTCGTGGGTGAAAGCGGGAGCGGGAAGACAACGCTTGGCCGGATCGCGCTCAGGCTGATCGAACCCTCCAGCGGAACAGTCCGGTTCGATGGCATTGATCTCACCGCACTCTCCCGACCGGCCCTGAGGCATTACCGGAAACGAATGCAGATTATATTCCAGGACCCGGATACCTCGCTTAACCCCTGCATGACAATCCATGACTGCGTGGCCGAGCCTTTCAGGATCTGGCATCTTGCCGGACAACGGGAAATGGAGGATCGTATCCCGGAACTGCTCGAACAGGTCGGGCTCCAGCCGGAACTCGCCTCGCGTTTCCCGTTCGAGATCTCCGGGGGGCAGAAACAGCGTGTGGCGCTGGCCCGGGTGCTGGCACTCAATCCAGTATTCATCGTGGCCGACGAACCGACAGCCGCGCTGGATCTCTCGGTGCAGGCACAGGTGCTCAACCTGCTGAAAGATATTCAACGGAAACGGAACCTTACACTTCTCTTCATTTCCCACGATCTCCAGGTCATCGGGAAGATGAGCGATACGGTAGCTGTCCTGCACAAAGGAGAAATTGTCGAGCAGGGAAAAACGTCAGAGGTCTTACTGCACCCGCAGAATCCCTATACTTCCCGGATGATCGCTGCCGCCCACAAGAGCGAAGCCTGGTTCGGGAAAGGGACATAA
- a CDS encoding class I SAM-dependent methyltransferase: protein MTETSDPFWKTADDARQYDELTRTRFACIYPVIADQIINRTGITRGACLDVGSGPAPLAIALAWISNLQVTALDSSPAMFALARENIRRGHMKDRVVPVIGDVHAIPAADATFNLVVSRGSYHSWNNLPVAFREILRVMKPGGTAYIGGGYGSARIRDEMLAGRSERGDADTSDHFARTRFRTLPADRIRAAIHDAEISDYRIISDDSGFWVIIQKNE, encoded by the coding sequence ATGACGGAAACATCCGATCCATTCTGGAAAACAGCGGATGATGCACGGCAGTACGACGAACTCACCAGAACGAGGTTTGCCTGTATCTATCCCGTCATCGCCGACCAGATCATTAATCGGACCGGTATCACGAGAGGAGCCTGCCTTGATGTGGGATCCGGGCCGGCACCGCTGGCAATTGCCCTTGCATGGATCTCGAACCTTCAGGTAACGGCACTCGACAGTTCACCGGCAATGTTCGCTCTTGCCCGGGAAAATATCCGCAGGGGCCACATGAAAGACCGGGTCGTGCCGGTTATCGGCGATGTCCATGCAATCCCGGCAGCAGATGCCACATTCAACCTTGTTGTCAGCCGGGGATCGTATCATTCCTGGAACAATCTCCCGGTCGCATTCCGGGAGATTCTTCGTGTCATGAAACCGGGAGGTACTGCCTACATCGGAGGTGGATATGGCAGCGCCCGGATCCGTGATGAAATGCTGGCCGGACGGAGTGAACGCGGGGACGCAGACACTTCAGATCATTTCGCACGAACCCGGTTCCGCACGCTCCCTGCCGACAGAATCAGGGCTGCGATTCACGATGCCGAAATCAGTGATTACCGGATCATCAGCGATGATTCCGGGTTCTGGGTAATTATCCAAAAAAATGAATGA
- a CDS encoding type IV pilin, with protein MEIWAEEDTMHYLKRISRENGEEGVSPVVGVMLMLVVVIIIAAVVSGFAGGLMSGQAKSPTIAMDVQIKNTGVYASSVFEAKVVTVSEPIPTKDLKLVTTWTNSSGGKGGATVTKATNVFGWGGGGFPAAGGTAPWGYGPGVAASNSGKPNEAAQQFGVYTLIGGTSMYAYPAGQSGGFITSPGSTGYGVGNSMGQYTGWSYTAGTTVDGMQAVLGNNWESLVSGNVVNVKLVYIPSGATIFNKDVVVG; from the coding sequence ATGGAGATTTGGGCAGAGGAAGATACAATGCATTATCTGAAACGAATTTCGAGAGAAAATGGCGAGGAGGGAGTCTCACCGGTTGTTGGCGTTATGCTGATGCTGGTCGTTGTGATCATCATCGCTGCAGTTGTCAGCGGATTTGCCGGCGGGCTTATGTCCGGGCAGGCTAAATCCCCTACGATTGCCATGGATGTGCAGATCAAGAACACCGGAGTCTATGCCTCGAGTGTTTTTGAAGCGAAAGTAGTCACGGTTTCTGAACCGATACCAACCAAAGACCTGAAACTGGTCACTACCTGGACAAATTCCTCTGGGGGTAAGGGTGGTGCAACAGTCACTAAAGCCACGAATGTCTTTGGATGGGGCGGCGGCGGATTCCCCGCTGCAGGTGGAACTGCCCCATGGGGATATGGTCCCGGTGTCGCAGCTTCTAACTCCGGAAAACCAAATGAAGCAGCGCAGCAGTTTGGGGTTTATACGCTCATTGGAGGTACGTCAATGTATGCATATCCCGCCGGCCAATCTGGGGGATTTATAACCAGTCCCGGTTCTACAGGTTACGGAGTTGGAAATAGTATGGGCCAGTATACAGGTTGGAGTTACACTGCAGGCACAACAGTTGACGGAATGCAGGCAGTTCTTGGTAATAACTGGGAGTCGTTGGTGTCCGGTAATGTCGTGAACGTCAAATTGGTGTATATCCCGAGCGGTGCGACTATATTTAACAAAGATGTGGTGGTGGGCTAA
- a CDS encoding ABC transporter permease, with amino-acid sequence MNRKIIFWISIVVLGIYFGIALAAPVIAPPGPLAITGKPLEPPGDAHLFGTNDLGQDIFSQLVYGACITLLFGFCSAFLSVLISTSVGIVIGYYGGLVDEIVSRSIDIFMPIPMFPLLIVLTTFFSPGILQISILMGVLGSVYGIRVIRSQVLSVSRMNFVEGARAIGASDFQIMSRHILPNVMPVVMVKFVSQSQHLLVMGVGLSFIGLWDTTTVDWGTMIQNAYSSGGLALGLWWWILPPGIAVVGISLALAMIGYSFEDQFNPRVGVNRI; translated from the coding sequence ATGAATAGGAAGATCATCTTCTGGATAAGTATCGTTGTCCTGGGCATCTACTTCGGGATCGCACTCGCCGCTCCAGTGATTGCTCCCCCCGGCCCTCTGGCAATCACCGGAAAACCCCTGGAACCACCGGGGGACGCACATCTTTTCGGGACAAACGATCTCGGTCAGGACATTTTCAGCCAACTGGTGTACGGGGCATGCATCACCCTTTTGTTTGGGTTCTGTTCTGCTTTCTTGTCTGTCCTCATCAGCACCAGCGTGGGAATTGTTATAGGGTACTATGGGGGCCTTGTCGATGAGATCGTATCGAGATCGATCGATATTTTCATGCCGATCCCGATGTTCCCCCTGCTTATTGTACTGACTACATTCTTCTCCCCCGGAATTTTGCAAATCAGTATCCTGATGGGAGTCCTTGGCAGTGTTTACGGTATCCGCGTCATCCGGTCCCAGGTGCTCTCGGTATCCCGGATGAATTTCGTTGAAGGGGCACGGGCGATAGGCGCATCGGATTTCCAGATCATGTCCCGGCATATTCTGCCCAACGTGATGCCGGTGGTGATGGTGAAATTTGTCTCCCAGTCCCAGCACCTGCTGGTGATGGGAGTGGGTCTGAGTTTCATCGGACTTTGGGATACCACAACCGTCGATTGGGGAACGATGATCCAGAACGCATATTCTTCCGGGGGACTCGCCCTTGGGCTCTGGTGGTGGATTCTTCCTCCGGGAATTGCAGTTGTCGGCATTTCCCTAGCCCTTGCGATGATCGGCTATAGTTTTGAGGACCAATTCAATCCGAGGGTCGGGGTGAACCGGATTTGA
- a CDS encoding ABC transporter substrate-binding protein — MIFCIISGCTSNAASTTEPNPASTTTTDVVIPVDSPSSITYTNNMQKDSGAPNVYEGLVIKDRNGKFNPALAESWDVSGDAKTWTFHLVKNATWNDGVPFTCSDVKFTRDYMKNNNLTLGFVLNDVQSIDCPDDHTAVFTLKTSYSGFLDQISHTPGITISPRHFWENITDPQHYRDTKFVGTGPFIFSKAEPGYVQMKRNDEYYGKVPVVTGVVLRLIANPDSQVLALKNGEVDVVSGISPTVAQSLSGQKSISLYTINDTGTFEVAFNMGKYPSSIPAFRQAMSHAVDRDTISSLIGTGSPTDTTFLIPDLAGDYVNPADTGMYDYNLTKAQEILASAGFTRNSEGVLLGPDGKPVAITIPTGGEGGSGKQNTGVNLGGGSTQKIITVLKNDWAKLGISLSTVTFDDKTRYRAAVNENPVFIDSFPVQLHDDANALIDFSVTPMQEANYYNYNNPEYNSLVSRMKNTSDQGEIKKLAYEMQDLLARDIPTVPVGTTDTIVAYRNDRFIGWNIGPGYHSVLDPKVLANLTPVKAS; from the coding sequence ATGCAGCATCGACAACCGAGCCGAATCCGGCATCAACAACCACAACAGATGTCGTAATCCCGGTGGATTCCCCGTCGTCTATTACCTATACAAATAATATGCAGAAAGACAGCGGTGCACCCAATGTATACGAAGGCCTGGTGATAAAGGACCGGAACGGGAAATTCAATCCTGCACTCGCCGAGAGCTGGGATGTTTCCGGAGATGCAAAGACCTGGACATTCCACCTGGTAAAAAATGCAACCTGGAATGACGGAGTCCCATTCACCTGTTCAGATGTTAAATTCACCCGGGACTACATGAAAAACAACAACCTCACTCTGGGGTTCGTGCTTAACGATGTACAGTCCATTGACTGCCCGGACGACCATACGGCAGTCTTCACACTGAAAACATCGTATTCCGGATTCCTCGACCAGATCTCGCATACACCGGGCATAACAATCTCTCCCCGCCATTTCTGGGAAAATATCACCGACCCGCAACACTACAGGGACACGAAGTTCGTGGGAACGGGCCCGTTTATTTTTTCCAAAGCTGAACCCGGGTATGTCCAGATGAAAAGAAATGATGAGTATTACGGGAAGGTTCCCGTCGTGACCGGTGTTGTGTTACGGCTTATCGCCAATCCGGACAGCCAGGTTCTGGCCCTCAAAAACGGAGAGGTCGACGTGGTGTCGGGCATAAGCCCGACCGTGGCACAGAGTCTCTCCGGACAAAAAAGCATCAGCCTCTACACGATCAACGACACGGGTACATTTGAAGTAGCCTTCAACATGGGAAAATATCCCTCCAGTATCCCGGCGTTCCGCCAGGCCATGAGCCACGCAGTGGATCGGGATACGATCAGCTCGCTCATAGGCACCGGCAGTCCCACGGACACTACATTCCTGATACCGGATCTTGCCGGCGATTACGTGAACCCGGCGGACACGGGTATGTATGATTACAACCTGACAAAAGCACAGGAGATCCTCGCCAGTGCCGGATTCACCAGAAACAGTGAAGGCGTACTTCTTGGACCGGACGGCAAACCGGTAGCGATCACCATCCCGACCGGGGGCGAGGGAGGCAGTGGCAAGCAGAACACGGGGGTCAATCTCGGAGGAGGAAGTACACAAAAAATAATTACCGTGCTAAAAAACGACTGGGCTAAACTGGGTATCTCCCTGAGCACGGTTACCTTTGATGACAAGACCCGGTACCGTGCTGCGGTCAATGAAAACCCGGTGTTTATTGATTCATTCCCGGTGCAGCTTCACGACGATGCTAATGCACTCATCGATTTCTCGGTGACGCCGATGCAGGAAGCAAATTATTACAATTACAATAATCCGGAATACAACAGTCTTGTCAGCCGGATGAAGAACACGTCAGACCAGGGAGAGATAAAAAAACTCGCGTACGAAATGCAGGATCTCCTTGCCCGGGATATCCCCACCGTTCCGGTTGGCACAACTGACACGATTGTAGCTTACAGGAACGACAGGTTTATCGGCTGGAATATCGGCCCGGGATATCACAGTGTCCTCGATCCAAAAGTGCTTGCGAATCTGACCCCGGTAAAGGCATCGTAA
- a CDS encoding type IV pilin, whose protein sequence is MMSHGKSGTEDAVSPVVGVMLMLVVVVIIAAVVSAFAGGMASNSQKAPTNVAIEGTYSQANGMTISHVRGDAVALSKVDFRTTPSELFGADASKFAWNINKTILRSVTGDPVFFNATGFYNTSAFVVGDTLVINHADCVDYVPVGGTAFGKDPNVPPGVNANARVLWDGGSTKTQYFAAYTFGNPTNIGKYFYLDLVDPTGNIINRAKVTITA, encoded by the coding sequence ATGATGAGCCACGGTAAATCCGGTACAGAAGATGCAGTTTCGCCGGTCGTCGGTGTGATGCTGATGCTGGTCGTTGTGGTCATTATTGCAGCGGTCGTTTCGGCATTTGCTGGCGGTATGGCAAGCAACTCGCAGAAAGCACCAACGAATGTGGCTATTGAGGGAACCTACAGTCAGGCAAATGGTATGACAATCTCTCACGTACGCGGCGATGCGGTTGCCCTGTCCAAAGTCGACTTCAGGACCACCCCTTCCGAGCTCTTTGGTGCGGATGCGTCCAAGTTTGCTTGGAATATCAACAAAACGATCCTCAGATCCGTTACCGGGGATCCAGTCTTTTTCAATGCGACCGGTTTCTATAATACCTCGGCATTTGTCGTTGGGGATACATTGGTGATTAATCATGCCGATTGTGTAGATTACGTGCCTGTGGGAGGGACCGCTTTTGGTAAAGATCCGAACGTTCCTCCAGGAGTGAACGCAAATGCCCGCGTCCTCTGGGACGGTGGGAGTACTAAAACACAATACTTTGCAGCATATACGTTCGGCAACCCGACCAATATCGGCAAGTACTTCTATCTGGACCTGGTGGACCCGACCGGCAACATAATTAATCGTGCCAAGGTCACTATCACTGCGTAA
- a CDS encoding ABC transporter permease, whose amino-acid sequence MISGQYLARRLCFSGISFLVCVTVTFFLLHLMPGDYITNYLLWLSNKIPKETVEQFYQQFGLNLPLADQYVLYIINILHGQWGYSYAYGLPVFSMILEKLCWSLILLLPATILGILAGTLMGAWSGWKSGSKKDLALFNIMIVVRAIPEFWWAIMAVMVFSFSLHWFPLGGYSGIGILSTGLDIPDVLYHAILPISLMTFFIATGNYYVMRNSMIAVIGEDYITTARAKGLDERDILWSHALKNALLPMITITTFQCAAIIMGNVFIETVFSWPGIGYMTTEALRMRDLPLLEGIFLLDSLLTISAMLLADILSSMIDPRIRMGTDE is encoded by the coding sequence ATGATCAGCGGGCAGTACCTCGCCCGGCGACTCTGTTTCAGCGGGATATCGTTTCTTGTCTGCGTGACGGTCACATTCTTTCTCCTGCATCTTATGCCCGGGGATTATATCACCAACTACCTTCTCTGGCTCTCCAACAAAATCCCAAAGGAAACCGTCGAACAATTCTACCAGCAGTTCGGGCTCAACCTTCCCCTCGCCGACCAGTACGTTCTCTATATCATCAATATCCTCCACGGGCAGTGGGGTTATTCCTATGCGTACGGCCTGCCGGTATTCTCCATGATCCTGGAGAAACTCTGCTGGTCACTCATCCTCCTGCTCCCGGCAACAATTCTCGGGATCCTTGCCGGCACGCTGATGGGAGCCTGGTCAGGATGGAAATCGGGAAGTAAAAAGGATCTTGCGCTCTTCAACATCATGATCGTGGTCCGGGCTATCCCCGAGTTCTGGTGGGCAATCATGGCCGTAATGGTCTTCTCCTTTTCCCTTCATTGGTTTCCGCTCGGAGGGTACAGTGGCATTGGTATCCTGTCAACCGGTCTCGATATTCCCGATGTGCTGTACCATGCAATCCTTCCGATCTCCCTTATGACATTTTTTATCGCAACCGGGAATTACTACGTGATGCGAAACTCGATGATCGCAGTCATCGGGGAGGATTATATTACAACCGCACGGGCAAAAGGACTCGATGAACGCGATATCCTCTGGAGTCATGCGCTGAAAAATGCGCTCCTTCCCATGATCACAATCACCACGTTCCAATGCGCTGCGATCATTATGGGGAATGTGTTCATCGAAACAGTTTTTTCCTGGCCTGGGATCGGATACATGACAACCGAAGCCCTCAGGATGAGGGACCTGCCACTCCTCGAGGGAATTTTCCTTTTGGATTCCCTTCTCACCATAAGCGCGATGCTGCTTGCCGATATCCTCTCCTCCATGATCGATCCGCGGATCAGGATGGGGACAGATGAATAG
- a CDS encoding ABC transporter ATP-binding protein, which produces MALISLTGIQVAFPARSGRIRAVDTIDLSLEEGDRQALIGESGCGKTVLGMAVMGLLPENAQVRGTIQYGNQNLISLSPRKLQQIRGREISLISQNSANALNPVVKIGEQVAEPLLTHKLLSRQAAQDEASRLLGLMGFDDPEQAKNRYPHEFSGGMRERILIAMALSCNPRLIIADEPTAGLDAQVKLQVLELIKKQLADDRTLLLITHDLGAASFLCTRIAVMYAGEIVETGLLQDVLSMPKHPYTQGLIASHPSAGLHPIPGMSPPPDQLPAGCRFFPRCQAATDACRSTHPTLTETSRSHQVRCVHYA; this is translated from the coding sequence ATGGCGCTGATCTCCCTTACCGGTATTCAGGTCGCATTCCCTGCCCGTTCCGGCCGGATCCGTGCCGTAGATACAATTGACCTCTCGCTCGAAGAGGGGGACCGGCAGGCTCTCATCGGAGAGTCGGGATGCGGCAAAACCGTGCTTGGCATGGCGGTGATGGGACTCCTGCCGGAGAATGCCCAGGTCCGTGGGACGATCCAGTACGGGAATCAAAACCTCATATCACTCTCTCCCAGAAAACTGCAGCAGATCCGGGGACGGGAAATTTCTTTGATCTCACAAAACTCCGCAAACGCCCTCAACCCGGTTGTAAAAATCGGTGAGCAGGTAGCAGAACCTCTTCTCACCCACAAGCTCCTATCACGGCAGGCAGCGCAGGACGAGGCTTCCCGTCTTCTCGGGCTGATGGGATTCGATGATCCGGAGCAGGCAAAAAACCGCTATCCCCACGAGTTCTCCGGAGGTATGAGGGAACGTATCCTGATCGCCATGGCTCTCTCCTGCAATCCACGCTTAATCATAGCCGATGAACCGACCGCAGGACTCGATGCCCAGGTAAAACTGCAGGTCCTGGAACTCATAAAAAAACAGCTGGCGGACGACAGGACACTTCTTCTCATCACTCACGATCTGGGAGCGGCCTCGTTCCTGTGTACCCGGATTGCCGTGATGTATGCAGGGGAGATCGTCGAGACGGGGCTTTTGCAGGATGTTCTTTCCATGCCCAAACACCCGTACACGCAGGGCCTGATCGCCTCACACCCCTCAGCGGGTCTCCACCCGATTCCCGGCATGAGTCCCCCACCGGATCAGCTGCCTGCCGGATGCCGGTTTTTCCCGCGATGCCAGGCAGCAACTGACGCGTGTCGCAGCACCCATCCAACACTGACAGAAACCAGCAGATCACACCAGGTAAGATGCGTACATTATGCTTGA